In Nitrosopumilus sp. b3, one DNA window encodes the following:
- a CDS encoding antibiotic biosynthesis monooxygenase has product MFVMMADVQLKDGAEEDFKKWFSESNKVLANFPGFISRRFLKANDGGYRIIVEHESKETFIKMHNSPEHDKLHPEGHSYMSAPPARKTFSIAAE; this is encoded by the coding sequence ATGTTTGTGATGATGGCAGATGTTCAGCTAAAAGATGGTGCTGAAGAAGATTTTAAAAAATGGTTTTCAGAATCAAACAAAGTACTAGCAAACTTTCCTGGATTTATCTCAAGGCGTTTTCTAAAAGCCAACGATGGAGGGTATAGGATAATAGTTGAGCATGAAAGCAAAGAAACTTTCATCAAGATGCATAATAGCCCTGAACACGATAAACTTCATCCAGAAGGTCATTCCTACATGAGTGCACCACCTGCACGAAAAACATTTTCAATTGCTGCTGAATAA
- a CDS encoding exonuclease: protein MTKNGILCEVNKNRVYLDPKNSDKSGINFVSHAHADHLPTKNGGTILASIETNEIANLRGFKMENHVESLENFSLVDSGHILGAKGLLFDDIFYTGDICTRDRGFLQGARIPKCKTLITECTFGLPEFVFPKMEEIQKQVNELISDLYGKGIPVILMGYQLGKAQTITQLFGHWGPLYFHDSVKEMNSLHQKFGVSLNDGIGHSEAEKNGLLDKKPWVMVAPLMSSKNKFIQDMKSKYGAVTIGFSGWAQSSRFSFGRRTDYSIPMSDHCDYNELVEMVVQSGAEQVYTIHGFVDEFAQELRKIGIPAQPLIENSLDDFS from the coding sequence ATGACTAAAAATGGAATCCTGTGTGAGGTAAACAAAAATCGTGTTTACTTGGATCCCAAAAATAGCGATAAATCTGGAATTAATTTTGTCTCTCATGCCCATGCTGATCATCTTCCAACTAAAAACGGTGGTACAATATTAGCATCTATTGAGACAAATGAAATTGCTAATCTTCGTGGATTTAAGATGGAAAATCATGTTGAATCTCTTGAGAATTTTTCTCTAGTGGATAGCGGTCATATACTTGGTGCCAAAGGTTTACTCTTTGATGATATTTTCTACACTGGAGATATTTGCACACGAGATAGAGGTTTTCTGCAAGGGGCCAGAATCCCAAAATGCAAAACATTGATTACAGAATGTACGTTTGGATTGCCTGAATTTGTTTTTCCAAAAATGGAGGAAATTCAAAAACAAGTAAATGAATTGATTTCAGATCTTTACGGTAAAGGAATTCCAGTAATTTTAATGGGATATCAATTAGGAAAAGCTCAAACAATTACTCAACTATTTGGTCATTGGGGACCTCTTTACTTTCATGATTCTGTAAAAGAAATGAATTCACTTCATCAGAAATTTGGAGTATCACTAAATGATGGAATTGGACATTCAGAAGCAGAAAAAAATGGATTACTTGACAAAAAACCATGGGTAATGGTAGCGCCTCTAATGTCAAGTAAAAATAAATTCATTCAAGATATGAAATCAAAATACGGTGCAGTGACAATTGGGTTTAGTGGATGGGCTCAATCCTCTAGATTCTCTTTTGGACGAAGAACCGATTATTCGATTCCAATGAGTGATCACTGTGATTATAATGAACTAGTAGAGATGGTGGTGCAATCAGGAGCAGAACAAGTTTACACAATTCATGGTTTCGTAGATGAATTTGCTCAAGAATTACGTAAAATTGGAATTCCTGCTCAACCCCTTATTGAAAATTCATTAGATGACTTTAGCTAA
- the purD gene encoding phosphoribosylamine--glycine ligase, giving the protein MVNVLVVGSGGREHALSWKLSQSDKVETVFTAPGNGGTKNNVPIDVNNLDELADFAQKNNCFTVVGPEDPLAAGIVDKFNQQNLKVFGPSKKAAQLESSKIWAKDFMKRNNIPTARFEIFDDAIKAQNYVKSLDYNVVVKADGLAAGKGVVVCNSAEEAVSAIQTILVKKSFGEAGNRIIIEERIDGIEASYIALCDGKVAIPMASSQDHKRIFDNDKGPNTGGMGAYSPTPIITDKMAEKIQKKIIDKTIQSMKNESIEFKGFLYAGIMIKDDEPYVLEYNVRMGDPECQPIVIRMDFDLYDYFVASVEGKLSDMPLPAWKNQYAVCVVLASKGYPESYPKDENISGFNLIPNDSYVFHAGTKKVDGKILSNGGRVLGVTALGDSLEEAIKNAYSASGKIFWNNKYCRTDIGKKGLSYF; this is encoded by the coding sequence TTGGTAAATGTACTAGTAGTCGGCTCTGGAGGAAGAGAGCATGCATTATCATGGAAATTATCTCAAAGTGATAAAGTTGAGACCGTTTTTACAGCTCCTGGAAACGGTGGGACAAAAAACAATGTCCCTATTGATGTCAATAATTTAGATGAATTAGCTGATTTTGCACAAAAAAATAATTGTTTTACTGTAGTTGGTCCAGAGGATCCTCTGGCTGCCGGGATTGTTGATAAATTTAATCAACAAAATCTCAAAGTTTTTGGTCCTTCTAAAAAGGCAGCACAACTTGAATCAAGCAAGATATGGGCCAAAGATTTCATGAAGCGAAATAATATCCCAACAGCTAGATTTGAAATTTTTGATGATGCAATCAAAGCTCAAAATTATGTAAAATCACTTGATTACAATGTAGTTGTAAAAGCTGATGGACTTGCAGCAGGAAAGGGAGTGGTTGTTTGTAATAGTGCTGAGGAAGCAGTTTCAGCAATTCAAACAATTCTAGTCAAAAAATCATTTGGTGAGGCTGGAAATCGAATCATTATTGAGGAACGGATTGATGGAATTGAGGCATCATACATTGCACTATGTGATGGAAAAGTTGCTATACCAATGGCATCTAGTCAAGATCATAAGAGAATTTTTGATAATGATAAAGGTCCAAACACAGGTGGTATGGGCGCTTACTCTCCCACCCCAATTATCACAGATAAAATGGCTGAAAAAATACAGAAAAAAATTATTGATAAAACTATCCAATCAATGAAAAATGAATCTATTGAATTCAAGGGATTTCTGTATGCCGGAATTATGATAAAAGATGATGAACCCTATGTTTTAGAATACAATGTTAGGATGGGTGATCCCGAATGCCAACCAATTGTAATAAGGATGGATTTTGATTTGTATGATTATTTTGTTGCAAGTGTTGAAGGCAAATTATCTGATATGCCTTTGCCTGCATGGAAAAATCAATATGCAGTATGTGTTGTCTTAGCATCAAAAGGATATCCAGAATCATATCCAAAAGATGAAAACATTTCAGGTTTTAATTTAATTCCAAACGATTCATATGTTTTTCATGCTGGTACAAAAAAAGTAGATGGGAAAATTCTTTCAAATGGAGGACGTGTTTTGGGCGTTACTGCCTTAGGTGATAGTTTAGAGGAAGCAATAAAGAATGCATATTCTGCATCTGGTAAAATATTTTGGAATAATAAGTACTGCAGAACAGACATTGGTAAAAAGGGATTATCTTATTTCTGA
- a CDS encoding 5-formyltetrahydrofolate cyclo-ligase, protein MEDNTKKDSLRNLLLEKRDNTSFDLLKIASQKMQKKLKKIYAFKNAKKIGVYYPIQSEIFTQDIIQELISDGKDVFLPKVTGEEMEFRKIRDFSSLEKGRFDIMEPKDDCPTDNNLDVILVPTVGISPDGVRLGYGHGFYDRFLVGSNATTIALTLEKQIVKNIPKSDHDVTIDWIVTEDRFFQTQK, encoded by the coding sequence TTGGAAGATAATACAAAAAAAGATTCACTAAGAAATCTTCTATTAGAAAAAAGAGATAATACATCTTTTGATCTTCTAAAAATAGCAAGTCAAAAGATGCAAAAAAAATTAAAAAAGATCTATGCATTCAAAAATGCCAAAAAAATCGGAGTTTATTATCCAATACAAAGTGAAATTTTCACACAAGACATAATTCAAGAATTAATTAGTGATGGAAAGGATGTATTTCTACCTAAGGTAACAGGTGAAGAAATGGAATTTAGGAAAATAAGGGATTTTTCGAGCCTAGAAAAGGGACGTTTTGACATCATGGAACCAAAAGATGACTGCCCAACAGACAATAATTTAGATGTGATTTTAGTTCCAACAGTAGGCATTTCCCCAGATGGTGTTAGATTAGGATACGGCCATGGATTCTACGATAGATTTCTAGTAGGAAGTAATGCAACAACAATTGCACTAACCTTAGAAAAACAAATTGTAAAAAATATTCCAAAATCAGATCATGATGTAACAATTGATTGGATTGTTACAGAAGACAGATTTTTTCAAACTCAGAAATAA
- a CDS encoding bifunctional 5,10-methylenetetrahydrofolate dehydrogenase/5,10-methenyltetrahydrofolate cyclohydrolase, translating to MTGSKIDGKVIAQSVKDRVKKATAELKSQGINPCLATILIGDNPASATYVRNKHIACEEVGIATKDHKLDSSVTQTELNEIIDNLNTDSSVHGILVQLPLPQQLDEFATTSRISPIKDVDGLTPHNAGLLSMKKAALVACTPSGVMEMFEYHKIDLEGKNIVLINRSNLVGKPLYHLLLEKNATVITCHSKTKNLSEFCKSADIIITAVGDRTKFTLTSEMIKEGAVVIDVAISRFEEKLVGDSDYDQIIKKASFATPVPGGVGPMTVAMLLKNTITAASLSSQIGR from the coding sequence ATGACAGGCAGTAAAATTGACGGCAAGGTAATTGCTCAATCAGTTAAAGACAGGGTAAAAAAAGCAACAGCAGAGCTCAAATCGCAAGGAATCAACCCATGTTTAGCCACGATTTTGATAGGAGACAATCCAGCATCTGCCACATATGTAAGAAATAAGCACATTGCATGTGAAGAAGTTGGAATTGCAACAAAAGATCATAAATTAGATTCCAGTGTAACACAAACAGAACTAAATGAAATTATCGATAATCTAAACACTGACAGTTCGGTACATGGGATATTAGTTCAACTACCCTTACCTCAACAGTTAGATGAATTTGCAACTACGTCAAGAATATCACCAATCAAAGATGTAGATGGATTAACCCCACACAATGCAGGATTGTTATCTATGAAAAAGGCAGCTCTTGTTGCATGTACACCATCAGGTGTAATGGAGATGTTTGAATATCATAAAATTGATTTAGAAGGAAAAAATATTGTTCTAATTAATAGAAGCAATCTAGTAGGAAAGCCGCTATATCATTTACTATTAGAAAAGAATGCAACGGTAATTACATGTCACTCTAAAACAAAGAATCTTTCGGAGTTTTGCAAATCTGCAGACATTATCATTACAGCAGTTGGTGACAGAACCAAATTCACACTTACATCCGAGATGATTAAAGAAGGTGCAGTTGTTATAGATGTTGCAATATCTCGATTTGAAGAAAAACTTGTTGGGGATTCGGATTATGATCAAATTATTAAGAAAGCATCTTTTGCAACACCAGTTCCAGGAGGGGTTGGTCCAATGACAGTTGCCATGCTATTAAAAAATACAATTACTGCAGCATCATTGAGTAGTCAAATTGGAAGATAA
- the purN gene encoding phosphoribosylglycinamide formyltransferase: MLNLGILISGRGSNMESILKSIKSKKIPINPSVVISNRSDAKGLKIAEKLGVNTEIVESKSFEGNREDYDKKIISMLKKYGVTPDNGLVCLAGFMRIISPQFVKKFKNRIINIHPALLPSFTGLNAQKQALDYGVKYSGCTVHFVDAGMDTGPVIIQAVVKIKENDTEESLSKRILKEEHRIYPEAVSLIARNKVKVFGRKTIIS; the protein is encoded by the coding sequence TTGCTAAATCTAGGAATTCTAATCTCAGGTCGTGGAAGCAACATGGAGAGCATTCTAAAGTCTATCAAAAGTAAAAAAATTCCAATTAACCCATCAGTAGTTATTTCAAATCGAAGCGATGCCAAAGGTCTCAAAATTGCCGAAAAATTAGGAGTCAATACAGAGATAGTTGAGAGTAAAAGTTTTGAAGGAAATAGAGAAGATTATGATAAAAAAATAATTTCAATGCTAAAAAAATATGGAGTTACCCCAGATAACGGTCTAGTATGTCTAGCGGGATTTATGAGAATAATTAGCCCTCAATTTGTAAAAAAATTCAAAAATAGAATAATCAACATTCACCCAGCATTACTTCCAAGTTTTACGGGATTGAATGCACAAAAACAGGCATTAGATTATGGTGTAAAATATTCTGGATGCACAGTACACTTTGTAGATGCTGGAATGGATACGGGTCCAGTGATTATTCAGGCAGTAGTAAAAATCAAGGAAAACGATACAGAAGAATCACTATCAAAAAGAATTCTAAAAGAAGAGCACAGAATATATCCAGAAGCAGTAAGTCTAATTGCAAGAAACAAAGTCAAAGTTTTTGGAAGAAAAACCATTATCAGTTAA
- a CDS encoding cupin domain-containing protein, which produces MKLDYNLDSYLDKIKKSNSYFHTFINRDSLAAGVLVLQPGEKDTQEPHCSDEVYYIISGNGFLKIKDKDYPVSKDKLFFVGKDVEHFFHGNSKELKVLYFFGGPDS; this is translated from the coding sequence TTGAAACTAGATTACAACTTAGATTCATATCTTGATAAAATTAAAAAAAGTAATTCGTATTTTCACACTTTTATTAATCGAGATAGTCTTGCTGCTGGGGTTTTGGTTTTGCAACCAGGAGAGAAGGACACACAAGAACCGCATTGCAGTGATGAGGTGTATTATATAATATCTGGAAATGGATTCCTAAAAATTAAAGACAAAGATTATCCTGTTTCAAAAGACAAATTATTTTTTGTTGGAAAAGATGTGGAGCATTTTTTCCACGGTAATTCAAAAGAGCTTAAAGTTTTGTATTTTTTTGGCGGACCTGATTCTTAA